Proteins from one Fragaria vesca subsp. vesca linkage group LG6, FraVesHawaii_1.0, whole genome shotgun sequence genomic window:
- the LOC101310435 gene encoding villin-2-like — translation MASSTKAMDPAFQGAGQRVGTEIWRIEDFQPVPLPKSEHGKFYMGDSYIVLQTTQNKGGAYLFDIHFWIGKDTSQDEAGTAAIKTVELDTALGGRAVQHREIQGHESDKFLSYFKPCIIPLEGGVASGFKKPEEEEFETRLYICRGKRVVRMKQVPFARSSLNHDDVFILDSKDKIFQFNGANSNIQERAKALEVIQYLKEKYHNGTCDVAIVDDGKLDTESDSGEFWVLMGGFAPISKKIANEDDVIPESTPATLYSITDAEVKIVEGELSKSLLENNKCYLLDCGSEVFVWFGRLTQVEDRKAASQAAEEFVSHQNRPKSTRITRVIQGYETRSFKSNFDSWPLGTATSGSEEGRGKVAALLKQQGIGVKGMTKGTPVNEEVPPLLEGGGKMEVWCINGSAKTQVPKEDIGKFFSGDCYIILYTYHSGDRKDDYFLCCWFGKDSIEEDQKTASHLATSMSNSLKGRPVQGHIFQGKEPPQFIALFQPMVVLEGGLSSGYKKFVEEKGLADETYTAECVALFRLSGTSIHNNKAVQVDAVATSLNSNECFLLQSGSSVFAWNGNQCSVEQQQLAAKLAEFLKPGVTIKHAKEGTESSTFWHALGGKQNYTSNKVASEISRDPHLFTFSFNKGKFQVEEIYNFTQDDLLTEDILILDTHAEVFVWVGQCVDSKAKQNAFEIGKKYIEMAASLDGMSPNVPLYKVTEGNEPRFFTTYFSWDLAKANVQGNSFQKKVSILFGVGHAVEDKSDGNQGGPRQRAEALAALSSAFNSSPGKSPPTDKSNGSSEGGPRQRAEALAALSSAFNSSSGSKSSVPKPSSTSQGSQRAAAVAALSNVLTAEKTRLTPDASPVQSPPAETSGKQTETKSEKAYSDIDHEVPEVIDAVSPSSVSEPKQEQDENGSESCQSTFSYDQLRAKSDNPVTGIDFKRREAYLSDEDFQTIFGMTKDAFYQLPKWKQDMQKKKADLF, via the exons ATGGCTAGTTCTACAAAAGCGATGGATCCAGCTTTTCAGGGAGCAGGTCAAAGAGT AGGGACTGAGATTTGGCGAATTGAAGATTTCCAGCCAGTTCCTTTGCCGAAATCTGAACATGGAAAATTCTATATGGGGGATTCTTATATTGTTTTGCAG ACAACACAAAACAAAGGGGGCGCTTATCTGTTTGACATCCACTTCTGGATTGGGAAGGACACAAGTCAG GATGAAGCTGGGACAGCAGCTATTAAAACGGTTGAACTAGATACAGCTCTTGGAGGACGCGCCGTACAACATAGGGAAATTCAAGGCCATGAATCTGATAAATTTTTGTCCTACTTCAAACCATGTATTATACCATTGGAGGGTGGCGTTGCATCAGGATTTAAAAAGCCTGAGGAAGAAGAATTTGAAACTCGACTGTATATCTGCAGAGGAAAACGAGTTGTCAGAATGAAGCAG GTTCCTTTTGCGCGTTCGTCACTGAATCATGATGATGTGTTCATCCTGGACAGCAAGGATAAGATCTTTCAGTTCAATGGTGCGAATTCCAATATTCAGGAAAGGGCGAAGGCTTTGGAAGTGATTCAGTATTTGAAAGAAAAGTATCACAATGGGACATGTGATGTTGCAATAGTTG ATGATGGGAAGCTAGACACAGAATCTGACTCTGGTGAGTTCTGGGTCCTAATGGGTGGTTTTGCTCCGATTAGCAAGAAGATTGCCAATGAAGATGATGTAATTCCTGAGTCCACTCCTGCTACACTTTATAG CATAACTGATGCTGAAGTGAAGATTGTAGAAGGTGAACTATCTAAATCCTTGCTTGAAAACAACAAATGTTACTTACTGGACTGTGGTTCCGAGGTATTTGTTTGGTTTGGTCGGTTGACACAAGTGGAGGACAGAAAAGCTGCTAGCCAAGCAGCTGAG GAATTTGTGTCTCATCAGAATAGACCAAAATCAACACGAATAACCCGGGTTATTCAAGGTTATGAGACACGTTCATTCAAGTCCAACTTTGATTCTTGGCCATTGGGAACAGCAACGTCTGGTTCTGAGGAGGGAAGAGGAAAAGTAGCAG CTCTGTTGAAGCAACAAGGTATTGGTGTAAAGGGCATGACAAAGGGTACTCCCGTAAATGAAGAGGTCCCACCTTTGCTTGAAGGAGGTGGAAAGATGGAG GTATGGTGCATCAATGGCAGTGCTAAAACACAAGTACCTAAGGAAGATATCGGCAAATTTTTTAGTGGAGATTGCTACATAATTCTTTATACCTACCACTCTGGTGACAGAAAAGATGACTACTTTCTGTGCTGTTGGTTCGGAAAAGATAGTATTGAG GAGGACCAGAAAACAGCTTCTCATTTGGCGACTTCCATGTCCAACTCACTGAAGGGAAGACCAGTTCAG GGTCACATATTCCAAGGTAAAGAGCCACCACAGTTTATTGCGCTCTTTCAGCCTATGGTTGTCCTCGAG GGTGGCCTGAGCTCTGGATATAAAAAATTTGTTGAGGAGAAAGGGTTAGCTGATGAAACGTACACAGCAGAATGTGTTGCACTCTTTCGGTTATCTGGAACCTCTATTCATAACAACAAAGCAGTGCAAGTTGATGCG GTGGCAACGTCATTGAACTCAAATGAGTGTTTCCTTCTGCAATCTGGCTCCTCAGTTTTTGCTTGGAATGGAAATCAATGCTCTGTTGAGCAGCAACAGTTAGCAGCAAAACTTGCAGAATTTCTGAAG CCAGGAGTTACTATAAAACATGCTAAAGAAGGAACTGAGAGCTCAACGTTCTGGCATGCCCTAGGAGGGAAACAAAATTACACCAGTAATAAAGTTGCTTCTGAAATTTCCAGAGATCCCCACCTATTCACATTCTCATTCAACAAAG GAAAGTTTCAG GTGGAAGAAATTTACAACTTTACTCAAGATGATCTACTGACAGAGGATATCCTTATACTTGACACACATGCTGAAGTCTTTGTTTGGGTTGGTCAATGTGTAGACTCGAAAGCAAAGCAAAATGCTTTTGAAATTGGCAAG AAATACATAGAGATGGCAGCATCTCTGGACGGGATGTCTCCTAATGTTCCATTGTACAAAGTTACTGAAGGAAATGAACCTCGCTTCTTTACAACATACTTTTCATGGGATCTTGCAAAAGCTAAT GTTCAAGGAAACTCATTTCAGAAGAAGGTGTCCATTCTGTTTGGGGTTGGTCATGCTGTGGAG GACAAATCTGATGGGAACCAAGGAGGCCCAAGGCAAAGAGCTGAAGCCTTAGCGGCTCTATCATCTGCATTCAATTCTTCCCCTGGAAAATCACCCCCTACG GATAAGTCCAATGGGTCAAGCGAAGGAGGACCAAGGCAAAGAGCTGAAGCTTTAGCCGCTTTATCTTCTGCATTTAATTCATCTTCTGGAAGCAAATCATCTGTTCCCAAGCCTTCTTCAACAAGTCAAGGATCCCAAAGAGCTGCAGCAGTTGCTGCACTTTCAAATGTTCTTACAGCTGAAAAGACTAGGTTAACCCCTGATGCCTCTCCTGTGCAGAGTCCCCCTGCAGAAACTAGTGGTAAGCAAA CTGAAACGAAAAGTGAAAAGGCGTATTCTGATATAGATCATGAAGTTCCTGAAGTTATAGATGCTGTTTCACCTTCTTCTGTATCAGAACCAAAGCAAGAGCAGGATGAGAATGGCAGTGAAAGCTGTCAAAGTACTTTCAGTTATGACCAACTGAGGGCTAAATCTGACAATCCAGTTACTGGAATTGATTTTAAGAGAAGAGAG GCCTATCTCTCTGATGAAGACTTTCAGACCATATTTGGGATGACGAAAGATGCTTTCTATCAACTCCCGAAATGGAAGCAAGACATGCAAAAGAAGAAAGCTGATTTGTTCTAG